In Stigmatopora nigra isolate UIUO_SnigA unplaced genomic scaffold, RoL_Snig_1.1 HiC_scaffold_25, whole genome shotgun sequence, the genomic window gcatttttttcaaaataaaaggtaagaccttgtgaatgtttttatattttcccaaacatttgcaaggtcttgccttttattttgaaaaaatgcatagattggtctagtgccaagctatgcatttttttcaaaataaaaggtaagaccttgtgaatgtttttagattttcccaaacatttgcaaggtcttggcttttattttgaaaaatgcatagattggtctattgccaagctatgcattttttcaaaataaaaggtaagcacttgcaaatgtttttattttatttaactcAACCCAAAGTTTCCTGCCTATgaagcttttcaaaataaaaggtaagcacttgcaaatgtcttttaacccttttttttttgttttccagaattccacaagGGGACCTGATTTCTccatatgaacagatagcctcagacaCCTTAATTTTTCTGTGCTGGATGGTGAAccagttttgtcatttttcaaaataaaaggtaagcccttctcattgttttttcaactaactgtgtactaacccccctttttcaattttcgaatcttctccaccagagggtggagaagattcgattttttacgatgctggaccaacaacgggaaccaatctacaaactttttcaaaataaaagctggagcttttatttcctgtttttcctggtggtgacaagaggaactacttcattttttcaaaataaaaggtgagcccttctcattgttttttgaactaactgtgtactaacccccctttttcaattttcgaatcttctccaccagagggtggagaagattcgattttttacgatgctggaccaacaacgggaaccaatctacaaactttttcaaaataaaagctggagcttttatttcctgtttttcctgctggtgactggaggaattacttcattttgctcaagtttttcaaaataaaagcttttaaatgtatgcatgtgttttgtttttaagaaaagaTGTAAGTCataatcaaagttaaaatattttatttacaagtaaacattttaaatttggaaaaaacacttagaaaaaaataaaaaagcaaacacttagaataattaaataaaaaaaacacttagaaaaaaaaaagggggaataaacacttagtaaaaaaaattaacaaaaatttgggataaacacttagtaaaaaaattaacaaaaaaaactggggggataaacacttagtaaaaaaaatgggataaacacttagtaaaaaaaattaacaaaaaaaactggggggataaacacttagtaaaaaaattaacaaaaaaaactggggggataaatatttggtaaaaaaaattaagcaaaaacacttagtaaaaacaATTAACAAAAATACTGGGGGGATAAATATTTAGGAAAAGTTAAGGGAATGAAAAGAGAATATAGATGGTATATATAAATTTTGGAAATAAAAACTTGGTGATTAGAaacttgaaaatatttataaaaagttGGGGTgtttatatttggaaaataaaattaggggaataaacacttagaataaaACTGGGGATTTATAGAGAGAAAATAACATGAAACTGGGGGTATAGACTcagaaaataacattagaaaaagcTGGGGTTTTATAAACTTAGACTATGAAATTTTGAAAAGAGCTTGGGGAATAaagtattagaaaaaaatgggggtatatACATTAGGGAAAACACTTaggaaataacattttaaaaaaaaagctgggggaataaacacagaaaaaaatggaaataaatacttGGAATTCCTGCTGCAACAACAATTGAGATCCTTCTTACCTTCAACATTTAGTCAAAGAGcagtggaaatgaatggccagtgaaacaTCACAATGATGAttatttaggcttttatttaatttggattttcagaagtacACAGACACCATATGATGCAAAAGAGACATCTTCAAGCGGGCAACCTGGGAAGAAGATCTCTTGGGCCTGTTgtgtggagagagaaaaaaagcaaaagttagaACATAGTATAGAGCCTGGAGATTCTACAGAttggcttagttttttttttttttatcttgatgctaaacagggaaaacttgatttaaccaagttATTTGGGGGTTGCCAAACAATTACAGGATGCAGAAATCTTACAAGCAATTTAATAAACAATTCGAATAAGTTAATGAGTGCCAAgtgctattttcccttttccagaaAAAGCGGtgaaatatacagactgacgttAACAGTTAGGATAAAGTTGGCTTAAAAGTTTTGTATACGGCGatgaaatatacagactgacgttAACAGTTAGGATAAAGTTGGCTTAAAACTTTTGGATACagcaattaaatatacagactgacgttAACAGTTAGGATAAAGTTGCCTTAACAGTTTTGTATACAGCGAtcaaatatacagactgacgttAACAGTTAGGATACAGTTGGCTTAAAAGTTTTGCATATagcaattaaatatacagactggcGTTAACAGTTAGGATAAAGTTGGCTTAACAGTTTTGTATACGGCGATGAACTATACAGACTGACATTAAAAGTTAGGATAAAGTTGTCTTGAGTTTTGTATACGGCGATGAAATAAACAGACTGACGTTAACAGTTAGGATAAAGTTGGCTGAAAAGTTTTGGATAGggcaattaaatatacagactgacgttACAGTTAGGATAAAGTTAGCTTAAATTTTGTATACGGCGATGAAATATACAGATTGACATTAACAGTTAGGATGAAGTTGGCTTAAAAGTTTTTTATACagcaattaaatatacagactgacgttAACATTTAGGTTAACAGTTAGGATAAAGTTGGCTTAAAAGTTTTGCATACAGCAATTAGATATACAGACTGGCGTTAAcagctaggagaaagttggcttaacAGCTTTGAATGcagcgattaaatatacagactgacatCAAGTTAGGAGAAAGAAAGCTGGTTTAACAGTTTCCTATAAgtgattgtttttgtataaaCCGAACAATTACAAATCGAAAACGATTAACACTCGCAATGAAAACTTACATACAACACAAATATTCGCAATGAAAACTATTACATACAACACAAATATtcgcaatgaaaactatcattacaAACAAACACtcgcaatgaaaactatcattacaAACCAACACtcgcaatgaaaactatcattacatacaacacaagAGGAACTAAGTCGTGCCCCTGGATGTCATTCTAGAGTGGGCATTTATTTACCAAGCAAACTGAGGGTTGATGTCTCGgcgttgtttgattaaatttaaagtcttgcaACACGACTCAAACATGGAGCGAGAACTGACAACATACTTTTGCAGCCAAAACGTGACGCTAACGCTAATGCTAACTAGTAACATACGGCACACAGCCGGTCGAAGCACAAACTTAAAATTctcgacggtgtgttaaacctggcattaaactaagagattAGTTGGCGTTTTAGGCTCAATTGATTGCTGAAAAATATCCAAAtagcgtgataaaaacgcatttaagCCAGTGAATTGCTTACCTCGTTGGCGTGCTTCTCGACCAGAAGCGTGGAGAAACGCTTTCCAAAAGGAATGATTACTGCGCATGCGCGGACTTAAATCTCCTGCGTCAGCAATAGGCGGAACCATGCCCATTTTGTCCTACTAATTTATTGTctatgttttgaaaatgacgtAGACAGTCGTCAGTTTTGTAGTCTTGAGTTTTGTAGTCTCCACCACAAGATGGTAGTCAAAGCCTAACTTTTATGGACTAAAAATTACAACAGCACATAATATTTGTTGTTTGGTGCTTATTTGGTGAGGTAATTGTGGCATGGCATCTATTATAGGGTGTAGGCCAGTATTTGGGAAATAGCACTTACATCGTCAGTCTTACGTGGGATTGATTCATTATATtaattttgccattttaaataatatgcctattgattgatttttttaaatccaactaCATTTACACTGGTGTCACACATCCCAAAgttctacccccccccccctaaaaaggCTGATGTAGTGTTCTTTATGAAGGGATTCTATACATTTCTATATACACTTGGTGTGTTACACGTGTGCTCCTCATTGTTTAGTTTAGCTGACTGTGGATTTTCAACACTTGCATGCTTCATGacgaggtttttttttaggtttgtttTGTCTGCAGAAAAGTTCTTTTGTCATTTCTGTGGCTCTCACTACAGACTTCTGCTCATGTgattttacaaacaaaagcCATGTGTATACTTTCAAAGCTTCTAGAGTtaggattacaaaaaaatgtcacaatttaCATGCATGTCATATGTTCCTATgactatttattatattttacataCTACAACAAGCAATATTATTTTCTGAGGCTGAATGCTAAATTCACACAGTAAAACGTTAACTTTTGTGAgctgggccacataaaatgatggtATAGCCTTGTGTTTTCCACTTATAAATGACAAATGTGGTCACTCTGTGCTTTTGCGTTTGAATTCCACCCCTAAAATGATATTAACAATTtaatatgaatttatttttaaataaactgtcCTTCTCAATCACAATGCTCTTGCCATGTGAATGAATAGTCATTCAAATAAACCTAACATGCATTATGTCAGAAAAAAACTAGTTTTTAGTATTTACATATGCATGCCATGTAATCAATTGTTATCATGCCTTAGAAGTGGAAGAATTCCACAACACACTGGGTCCGTTTTTTCTAGATATGGTCCATGCATGCCATTGTGTGTATTACtgccttgttttttgttttatgtgtGTTTTGTTGAGACAGTCAACAATACGCTCCGACATGCGCCAGATGCGCCGAGAGGCTTGGCTGTCATTGCGCGCCTTGAGGAGAGCGAGTGGGCGGGTGCCCAGCTAGGCAGCTCAGCCAATCGGAAGCCTGCACCGGcggctgtcaatcaaaatgtaaGTGACGCTCTTATTTACATGGAAACAGCATTGACCAATGAGGAAACAGCACGGGAAAGAATTTAGCGTGCGCTGGCCAATGGCGTTCATAGGCACAGAGTTTTGGGGGAGTGCATAATAATCAACATATTAGCCAAGGTGCTTTTTAGATATCGATCCTCTATAGCGAGCTAGTTGGAATAAACGCATCGTGTggactttttttaaagcttgaaTTTATAAACAGCGTCGTTTTGGGTGCTACGCAACATGCCGAAGAGGAAGGTGAGTGTCGCCGCTGCTTTTGACCGCTCGTCCGCGTCGCAATTTTGGCtgtcaaaaaaacaagcatCGCGCTTAAAGTAAACCTAGATTTTTTCCAGTCTCTTTGAAAAATCCTTGTTTATCCTTAACTTCGTCTTTTCCGTGTACGATGTCACTGAGACGCGTCGTGGAATGAAGAAGATGCTCAAATGGGAGAACGATGGAGTCCACAATCGACGATGTCGCGCTATATAtgataataaaaattaataaatgatacGAAAACGTTGCGCTAAAAGTGATGCCCGCTGATTTTAGTCGTTGTTGTACATGTACCACCTGGATTCTACCATTGTGTGCGTATGTATGTGATGGGGGGTCTTTGGGCCCATTCTAAACCAACACTGTGGACCCGCCTCCTCCGTCTGTTTGCGTGAGATGTTGCGCATGCGCGTTGAGTAGCCCATCTTTGTAGTTcaagtagttgtagttgtagttcaGTGTTAAAAACTGGCAAATTACATATCAGATATTGAACTCTCATCTCAttatctgaaccgctttatcctcattagggtcgcagggggtgctggaggccatcccagctgacttaggcGGAGGCGGGGGGCaaccctggattggtggccagccaatcagaaggcacgaggagacaaacaaccattcacgctcacactcatacctaaggacaatttagagtgtccaatcagcctaccatgcatttctttggagtgtgggaggaaaccggagtacccggagaaaacccacacaggcctgggcagaagatgaaaactccacacaggtggaccgacctggatttgcacCCAAGGcccttaaaattaaaaaatatattaaaagacattttgtaaATGTGGAACTCCATGGACAAAGTGTACGGCATCATATTTTTGGATAATGGACTGTAAAGGTAGAGGTAAAAAAGAATAACATTCCGTTAGTGGTTAAGTTTTAGCCTTCGAAGTACTAATGTATGTTTTGCTCACTTTGACAGTCTCCAGAGAGCTCTGAGGGCAAGGACAGCTCCAAGGTCACCAAACAAGAGGTAAAAGtcaggagacattttttttttatgtacatcCGTGCTATTTGATTTTGAATTTCATCATTCGAGCATCCCCACAGTGAGCAGATCAGGTAAAGACAGTCTGCAGAGGTACAACTGatgtccttctctctctctttctgtcactgtctctctctccccctctctctctttcttttaatTATCATCTTAGCCCACCAGGAAGTCCGAGAGGTTGTCAGCGGTAAGTTTGGTCCTCTCTACCTAGCTGTCTTCACCACTTTTCTTCCTCAATGTCAAAGTCTTTCATGGATTTGTCTTGTAATTGGTGTGTTTATTGTTTGTCCTAAGTCCAGTGTGGTGGAGTAGCAAATAATTCACTAAAATGGGTTtacaagaaataaaatgttaattcagcatctatctttttgtttagaCATTAAAGTTTATCCGTAGTATAACACAAATgggataaaaataaattaacaagACCAGCTATATGTTAGAAACACTACTATAACAAATTCTCAAAAAGCTGCTTCACCACacaacttttgttttgtttccttgtactttatacgtttgcATGGTTTATATGTACAATGTGGTGGGTATTGTTTTTACCGTTTCAAGGTTGCACCCctttaaatgcacttttttatacttacaccagtcaataaaaaaactCTCTGGGCATTGAATTGATTGCAACTGGACTTTTCTGGTTGTATTAGCGGACTTTTCACCACAGATTAGCTCGTGCTCTTCTAACCAAGTCTTGCTGCATGAATTGATTATGCCTGCTCGGATGAGAGAAAGATCGACAAAGTTCCCCATTTTCATTATAGGGGTTCTTTAAGACAACTTTTTAGCTAGTTAATCACATTTAAACCAACACCACCCAGCTCCACTGAGTTCTACATAGATGTCTAAATAGAACAAAATTAATCGATCACTGTCCAACAAGCTAATTAAGCAGAACCGTATTCTATTGGCCCTCAGAAGCCTGCGCCCTCAAAGCCTGAACCCCCAAAGCCTGCGCCCTCAAAGCCCGAGCCCAAAGCTAAGAAAGCCATCATCAAGGTAAATACCACACatataatacaatttaaaaatccaCTGTGATGACAAATAAACATATACAAATTACATGATTGAATTTTGCAGAAAGTGGCTGATGAAAAGGGGGCAAAAGGGGCACGGAAAGGCTCCACCAAAGGGAAAAAGGAAGATAGCCCTGCACAGAATGGAGACGCCAAGACTAATGAGGTTTGTGATGcgcatgcaaaaacaaaactgtGTTCCAAGCCCATTTAAtcacaattttattcatttgtcttaatgtacatgcatatatgcatacacacgcaaacacacgcaaacacactaTACACAGATCTTTGTGTGTCGTCCATCTGTAAGTGTGTCTTCCATCAGGAGCTCAGCTCCCTCCACCATGTC contains:
- the hmgn3 gene encoding high mobility group nucleosome-binding domain-containing protein 3 isoform X1, coding for MPKRKSPESSEGKDSSKVTKQEPTRKSERLSAKPAPSKPEPPKPAPSKPEPKAKKAIIKKVADEKGAKGARKGSTKGKKEDSPAQNGDAKTNEIFVCRPSVSVSSIRSSAPSTMSVRGQNETVKVKGD
- the hmgn3 gene encoding high mobility group nucleosome-binding domain-containing protein 3 isoform X2; this encodes MPKRKSPESSEGKDSSKVTKQEKPAPSKPEPPKPAPSKPEPKAKKAIIKKVADEKGAKGARKGSTKGKKEDSPAQNGDAKTNEIFVCRPSVSVSSIRSSAPSTMSVRGQNETVKVKGD
- the hmgn3 gene encoding high mobility group nucleosome-binding domain-containing protein 3 isoform X3 translates to MPKRKSPESSEGKDSSKVTKQEPTRKSERLSAKPAPSKPEPPKPAPSKPEPKAKKAIIKKVADEKGAKGARKGSTKGKKEDSPAQNGDAKTNEATEAAEEATEEKE